Below is a genomic region from bacterium.
TGACAAGCTTTCTTTTCTCCCTTTGCCCAGCTGTCCCGCAATGAAACTGTTTGGTTAAAAACTAATCTTTCCTTGGTAGAATCAAGATCTACACAAAAATAACCATGTCTTAAAAATTGGTATTTACTATCTGGAAAGACCTCCTTCAAGCTTGGCTCTACTTGACAAGAAGTCAATATCTCTAAAGAATTAGGATTTAAATCTTTCTTAAAATCTTCTAAGTTCTCTAAATTTGGGATGGTAAAAAGATGACTGCATAAACGAACCGTAGCTTCTAAGGCAAAGTCTTCAGAGACCCAGTGTAAAGTTCCCTTTACTACTCGTCCATCCTTTGACCAACCACCTTTTGTTTCTGGATCATAAGTGCAGTGGAGTTCTTTTACCTCTCCGGTCCGGCTATCTTTAATCACTTCTACCAGTTTAATATAATAAGCATGCTTTAATCGAACTTCTCGACCAGGGGCTAAGCGAAAATAACCAGCTGGTGGTTCTTCCCGAAAATCATCTTTTTCGATATAGATTACCTTAGAAAAAGGAATCTGGCGACTTTCCATCTGAGGATCTTCGGGATTATTTTGAGCTTCTAATTCTTCTACCTTGCCTTCCGGGTAATTTTTTATGACCACCCGCAGTGGGCGTAAGACCGCCATCACCCTGGGGGCTTTTAAATTTAAATCTTCTCGAAGGCAATGCTCGAGCAGGGCTATATCAACCACACTGTTACTTTTAGCTACGCCAATACGTTCACAAAAACTCCTAATAGCCTCTGGGGTATAGCCTCTTCTTCGTAATCCTGAGACAGTAGGAAGGCGGGGATCATCCCAGCCTGAAACATATCCACCTTCTACCAATTCCAAAAGCTGTCGCTTACTCATCACGGTCCAATTTAAGTTTAAACGGGCAAATTCAATCTGTTTAGGATGACAGCTAACATCTAATTGGTCAAGGATCCAGTCGTATAAAGGCCGATGGTCCTCAAACTCAAGAGTACAAATAGAATGAGTAATTCCTTCGATAGAATCAGAAAGGCAGTGAGCAAAGTCGTAAGTAGGATAAATACACCACTTTTTACCTGTCCTCGGATGTTCGGCTCGTTTTATTCGATAAAGAACTGGATCTCTCATATTTAAATTGGGAGAAGCCATATCGATCTTAGCTCTAAGGACGCAAAAACCATCTTCAAATTCACCTTGTCGCATCTGCTGAAACAAGTTTAAATTTTCTTCGATCTTTCGATCGCGATAAGGACTATCCTTGCCAGGGCTAGTTAAAGTACCCCGATAATTTCTAATCTCATCGGCATTTAAGTTACAAACATATGCTTGGTTAGCTTTAATTAACTGGACTGCGTATTGATATAATTTTTCAAAATAGTTTGAGGCATAGTATAAGTGCTTTCCCCAATCAAATCCAAGCCACTGGACATCTCTTTTTATAGCTTCAACATACTTAATATCTTCCTTTTCTGGGTTAGTATCATCAAATCGTAAATGGCAGTTACCATTATTTTCTAAAGCCAGACCAAAATTTAAGCAAATAGATTTAGCGTGTCCAATATGAAGATAACCATTAGGTTCTGGCGGAAACCTAGTGATTACTCTACCTTTATTCTTATTGTCCTTTAAGTCTTGAGCAATAATATCTCGAATAAAATTAGAAGGTGGCAAAGAGTTATTAGTGGTCATGATATTTTACTCCTATCTTTAAATTACTCCTAATCTTTAAAAGATTTAACTCTTCTTAACTAATTTATTTAAAAAAGTCTTCTTTAAGGTCTTCTTTAAATAAGATTTAAGCCGTGATAAACCTTGTTCTAAATTTATTAATCGTCCTTTAATGTCTTTCTTAGCTACGATAATTCTGATACTCTTCTTTTCTAATTTGGTAAACTTGTGCTTATGGGGCTCATCTCCAGATAAGAAGTAAAATTCTAAAAGATTTCTTTTAATACTTTCC
It encodes:
- a CDS encoding glutamine--tRNA ligase/YqeY domain fusion protein, with amino-acid sequence MTTNNSLPPSNFIRDIIAQDLKDNKNKGRVITRFPPEPNGYLHIGHAKSICLNFGLALENNGNCHLRFDDTNPEKEDIKYVEAIKRDVQWLGFDWGKHLYYASNYFEKLYQYAVQLIKANQAYVCNLNADEIRNYRGTLTSPGKDSPYRDRKIEENLNLFQQMRQGEFEDGFCVLRAKIDMASPNLNMRDPVLYRIKRAEHPRTGKKWCIYPTYDFAHCLSDSIEGITHSICTLEFEDHRPLYDWILDQLDVSCHPKQIEFARLNLNWTVMSKRQLLELVEGGYVSGWDDPRLPTVSGLRRRGYTPEAIRSFCERIGVAKSNSVVDIALLEHCLREDLNLKAPRVMAVLRPLRVVIKNYPEGKVEELEAQNNPEDPQMESRQIPFSKVIYIEKDDFREEPPAGYFRLAPGREVRLKHAYYIKLVEVIKDSRTGEVKELHCTYDPETKGGWSKDGRVVKGTLHWVSEDFALEATVRLCSHLFTIPNLENLEDFKKDLNPNSLEILTSCQVEPSLKEVFPDSKYQFLRHGYFCVDLDSTKERLVFNQTVSLRDSWAKGEKKACQRK